One Kineococcus aurantiacus genomic window carries:
- the rpsF gene encoding 30S ribosomal protein S6 encodes MSARQYELMVILDAELEERTVAPSLERFLNVVRQGGGEVGKVDIWGRRRLSYDIKKKSEGIYAVVELNTEPAVAQELDRQLNLNESVLRTKLLRAEAA; translated from the coding sequence ATGAGCGCGCGTCAGTACGAGCTCATGGTGATCCTCGACGCGGAGCTGGAAGAGCGGACGGTCGCCCCGTCCCTCGAGCGCTTCCTCAACGTGGTTCGCCAGGGTGGTGGCGAGGTCGGCAAGGTCGACATCTGGGGCCGCCGCCGGCTCTCCTACGACATCAAGAAGAAGTCCGAGGGCATCTACGCCGTCGTCGAGCTCAACACCGAGCCCGCCGTGGCGCAGGAGCTGGACCGCCAGCTGAACCTCAACGAGAGCGTCCTGCGCACCAAGCTGCTGCGAGCCGAGGCTGCCTGA